In a genomic window of Tamandua tetradactyla isolate mTamTet1 chromosome 17, mTamTet1.pri, whole genome shotgun sequence:
- the SLC20A1 gene encoding sodium-dependent phosphate transporter 1 — protein MAPTTATLLAPAGPLTPYLWMLVLGFLIAFVLAFSVGANDVANSFGTAVGSGVVTLRQACVLASIFETVGSVLLGAKVSETIRTGLIDVERYSSRQELLMAGSVSAMFGSAVWQLVASFLKLPISGTHCIVGATIGFSLVAKGQEGVKWSELIKIVLSWFVSPLLSGITSGVLFFLVRALILRKADPVPNGLRALPIFYACTVGINLFSIMYTGAPLLGFDKLPLWGTVLVSVGCALFCALVVWFSVCPRMKRKIEREIRSSPSESPLMEKKNSLKEAREDCELPPGGPGGDGGPGPLQTVVEERTVAFKLGGLEEAPEREQPPGADLKETSLDSALGGGQGPGAPGRAGLLGAGATPLAGPGAVQLPDGHLVPLSQAVGGSMGPGGHHPYHTVHKDSGLYKELLHRLHLARVGDCRGDSGGRPLRRNNSYTSYTMAICGLPLDTLRARDGEPRGEELEKLTWPGADTKRRARMDSYSSYCNAVADAHAAAEGGPGATAEGALGERKGSGGSLEEWRDQDRPEVSLLFQFLQILTACFGSFAHGGNDVSNAIGPLVALYLVYDTGDVASRAATPVWLLLYGGLGICTGLWVWGRRVIQTMGRDLTPITPSSGFSIELASALTVVVASNVGLPISTTHCKVGSVVSVGWLRSKKAVDWRLFRNIFMAWFVTVPISGVVSAAIMAVFKHAILRA, from the exons ATGGCGCCCACCACGGCCACGCTGCTGGCCCCCGCGGGCCCGCTGACCCCCTACTTGTGGATGCTGGTTTTGGGCTTCCTCATCGCCTTCGTGCTGGCCTTTTCCGTGGGCGCCAACGACGTGGCCAACTCGTTTGGCACGGCCGTGGGCTCGGGCGTGGTGACCCTGCGGCAGGCCTGCGTCCTTGCCAGCATCTTCGAGACGGTGGGCTCGGTCCTGCTGGGGGCCAAAGTGAGCGAGACCATCCGCACGGGCCTGATCGACGTGGAGAGGTACAGCTCCAGGCAGGAGCTGCTCATGGCTGGCTCGGTCAGCGCCATGTTCG GTTCGGCCGTGTGGCAGCTGGTAGCTTCCTTCCTGAAGCTTCCCATTTCCGGGACTCACTGTATCGTCGGAGCCACCATTGGATTCTCTCTTGTGGCAAAGGGGCAGGAGGGTGTCAAGTGGTCGGAACTGATAAAAATCG TGCTGTCTTGGTTCGTCTCTCCGCTGCTTTCTGGCATTACGTCTGGAGTTTTATTCTTCCTTGTCCGCGCACTCATCCTGCGAAAG GCTGATCCCGTCCCTAATGGTTTGCGAGCTTTGCCGATTTTCTATGCCTGCACAGTTGGAATAAACTTATTTTCCATCATGTATACTGGAGCGCCAT TGCTGGGCTTTGACAAGCTGCCTCTGTGGGGCACCGTTCTCGTCTCGGTGGGATGTGCCCTGTTCTGTGCCCTTGTCGTCTGGTTCTCTGTGTGTCCCAGGATGAAGAGGAAAATCGAAC GAGAGATCAGATCGAGCCCCTCGGAAAGCCCCttgatggagaaaaaaaacagCCTGAAGGAGGCCCGTGAAGACTGCGAGCTGCCCCCTGGGGGTCCCGGCGGCGACGGGGGCCCTGGGCCCCTGCAGACCGTGGTGGAGGAGAGAACGGTGGCCTTCAAGCTCGGGGGTCTGGAGGAGGCCCCGGAACGCGAGCAGCCCCCCGGCGCCGACCTGAAGGAGACGAGCCTGGACAGCGCCTTGGGGGGCGGGCAGGGGCCGGGGGCACCCGGCCGGGCCGGCTTGCTGGGTGCTGGTGCCACCCCCCTGGCCGGGCCCGGTGCCGTGCAGCTGCCCGATGGGCACCTCGTCCCGTTGAGCCAGGCGGTCGGCGGCTCGATGGGCCCCGGCGGCCACCACCCGTACCACACGGTGCACAAGGACTCGGGCCTGTACAAGGAGCTGCTGCACAGGCTGCACCTGGCCAGGGTGGGCGACTGCAGGGGCGACTCGGGCGGCCGGCCACTGCGGCGCAACAACAGCTACACGTCCTACACCATGGCCATCTGCGGCCTGCCGCTGGACACGCTCCGCGCCCGGGACGGCGAGCCGCGGGGCGAGGAGCTGGAGAAGCTGACCTGGCCCGGCGCCGACACCAAGCGGCGCGCGCGCATGGACAGCTACAGCAGCTACTGCAATGCCGTGGCCGACGCGCACGCCGCTGCCGAGGGGGGCCCGGGCGCCACCGCCGAGGGGGCCCTGGGGGAGCGGAAGGGCAGCGGCGGCTCCCTGGAGGAGTGGCGTGACCAGGACCGGCCCGAGGTGTCACTCCTGTTCCAGTTCCTGCAGATCCTCACGGCCTGCTTCGGCTCCTTCGCCCACGGCGGTAACGACGTCAG CAATGCCATCGGGCCCCTGGTCGCGCTGTACCTGGTCTACGACACGGGCGACGTTGCCTCCAGGGCCGCCACGCCGGTCTGGCTGCTGCTGTACGGCGGCCTGGGCATCTGTACCGGCCTCTGGGTGTGGGGGCGGCGCGTGATCCAGACCATGGGGAGAGACCTGACGCCCATCACTCCTTCCAG CGGCTTCAGCATCGAGCTGGCCTCTGCTCTCACGGTGGTGGTTGCATCCAACGTAGGCTTGCCCATCAGCACGACGCACTGCAAG GTGGGCTCGGTCGTGTCCGTGGGCTGGCTCCGCTCCAAGAAGGCTGTCGACTGGCGCCTCTTCCGCAACATCTTCATGGCCTGGTTTGTCACCGTCCCCATCTCGGGAGTGGTCAGCGCCGCCATCATGGCAGTCTTCAAGCACGCCATCCTCAGGGCCTGA